Proteins encoded by one window of Dialister pneumosintes:
- the rbsD gene encoding D-ribose pyranase: protein MQKIGILNSHIAKVLSDLGHTDQITIGDCGLPVPDNVLKIDLALTLGKPEFIEVVKEVAKYMQVERIYVAKEMEIQNPTQWKALHSVFPVTEVEWVVLSEHEEFKKMTKQSKAIIRTGEITPFSNVIFESGVIF from the coding sequence ATGCAAAAAATAGGGATTCTAAATAGCCATATAGCTAAAGTGTTATCTGATTTAGGGCATACCGATCAAATTACTATTGGGGATTGTGGATTACCGGTACCTGATAATGTGCTGAAAATAGATTTAGCTCTCACTTTAGGAAAACCTGAGTTTATTGAAGTCGTTAAAGAAGTAGCCAAGTATATGCAAGTGGAAAGAATTTATGTAGCAAAGGAAATGGAAATACAGAATCCTACACAGTGGAAAGCATTACACTCTGTATTTCCGGTAACTGAAGTAGAGTGGGTAGTTCTCTCCGAGCATGAAGAATTTAAAAAAATGACAAAGCAGTCAAAAGCTATAATTCGTACTGGAGAAATTACTCCGTTTTCTAATGTTATTTTTGAATCCGGAGTAATCTTCTAA
- the recR gene encoding recombination mediator RecR, with amino-acid sequence MKDAIEIIAEQFRRFPGIGVKSARRLAYFLLELPQEEVDSFITTIQYARTNSCYCSICGNLSMSDPCPICNDVSRDLTTICVVEQPQDVQALERSQEYHGLYHILHGALSPLDGIGPEQLKIKELLHRLENSTVKEIIVATDPDTEGEATAYYLSQLIKPTGIKVTRIARGLPAGGDIGYADGITLAGAVENRREI; translated from the coding sequence ATGAAAGACGCTATAGAAATTATTGCGGAACAATTTCGTCGATTTCCGGGTATTGGGGTAAAAAGTGCTCGACGTCTTGCTTATTTCCTATTGGAACTTCCGCAAGAAGAAGTGGATTCATTTATTACCACCATTCAATATGCTCGTACCAATAGTTGCTACTGTTCTATTTGCGGTAACTTATCCATGTCTGATCCTTGTCCAATTTGCAATGATGTCTCTCGTGATCTCACTACTATTTGTGTGGTAGAACAACCACAAGATGTACAAGCATTGGAGCGAAGTCAAGAGTATCATGGGCTTTATCATATTCTTCACGGTGCTCTTTCACCTCTTGACGGTATTGGTCCTGAACAATTAAAAATCAAAGAATTACTTCATCGATTAGAAAATTCTACAGTTAAAGAAATTATTGTTGCCACGGATCCTGATACTGAGGGCGAAGCAACAGCTTATTATTTATCCCAACTAATAAAACCTACCGGAATAAAAGTTACTCGTATTGCTCGAGGGCTTCCTGCCGGTGGTGATATTGGTTATGCTGATGGAATAACATTAGCAGGCGCTGTAGAAAATCGTAGAGAAATATAG
- a CDS encoding YbaB/EbfC family nucleoid-associated protein: MFGNRAQMQSMMKKARKMQEEMKKLQDEIKQKTVDVTVGGGAVSVIMNGDKQITSLTISKDAIDPNDAEMLEDLIATAVNEASRKVDDMVSENMSKVTGGLGLPGGLF, from the coding sequence ATGTTTGGTAATAGAGCCCAAATGCAAAGCATGATGAAAAAAGCACGAAAAATGCAAGAAGAGATGAAAAAATTACAAGATGAAATAAAGCAAAAAACAGTAGATGTAACAGTTGGTGGCGGTGCAGTATCTGTTATTATGAATGGTGATAAACAGATTACATCTCTCACAATCTCAAAAGATGCTATTGACCCCAATGATGCTGAAATGTTAGAAGATCTTATCGCTACAGCTGTTAATGAAGCTTCCCGTAAAGTAGATGATATGGTCTCTGAAAATATGAGCAAAGTTACCGGTGGTCTTGGACTTCCAGGCGGCTTATTTTAA
- the fumC gene encoding class II fumarate hydratase has protein sequence MEFRKEFDALGEVLVPAEHKWGAQTERSYQNFKIGERMPKEIIYAMAVLKKCAAKVNFDMGKIDRFKKDAIMETCDEIIKGQWDDEFPLVIYQTGSGTQTNMNVNEVVAHIATEKLQAAGSDKVVHPNDDVNCSQSSNDTFPTAMHIAAVRALHDYLYNPLDELITTFQLRSEKYMHVVKIGRTHLQDAVPLTLGQEMSGWMSMLRHCKHMIKAAEQHLLGLAIGGTAVGTGLNAPKGFGEAVSSEISIQMGLPFYSEENKFYALTGRDAMVFAHGALEALAMNAMKIANDVRMLASGPKAGLGEISIPANEPGSSIMPGKVNPTQCEAVTMVTCRVHGNQSVISMGASQGNFELNVFAPVMADAFIESVKLLGQSLYSFNKHCARGIKPIEEKMNELVQRSLMLVTALSPVIGHDRAADIANKAFDENLTLKEAAIALGYLTAEEYDEHVNPRAMTMVEE, from the coding sequence ATGGAATTTAGAAAAGAATTTGATGCTTTGGGTGAAGTTTTAGTTCCTGCAGAACATAAATGGGGAGCTCAAACAGAAAGATCTTATCAGAACTTTAAGATTGGGGAAAGAATGCCCAAAGAAATTATTTATGCAATGGCAGTACTTAAAAAATGTGCCGCAAAAGTTAATTTTGATATGGGGAAAATAGATCGCTTTAAAAAAGATGCGATTATGGAAACTTGTGATGAAATTATCAAAGGACAATGGGATGATGAATTTCCGTTAGTGATTTATCAAACTGGATCCGGAACACAAACAAACATGAATGTTAATGAAGTTGTTGCTCATATTGCTACTGAAAAATTACAAGCAGCAGGCAGTGATAAAGTAGTGCATCCTAATGATGATGTAAACTGCTCGCAATCTTCCAATGATACCTTTCCAACAGCTATGCATATAGCGGCCGTTAGAGCTTTGCATGATTATTTATATAATCCGTTAGATGAGTTAATTACTACATTCCAGCTTAGAAGTGAAAAATACATGCATGTTGTAAAGATTGGTCGTACTCATTTGCAAGATGCAGTTCCCTTGACTCTTGGTCAGGAAATGTCCGGATGGATGAGTATGCTTAGACATTGTAAGCATATGATTAAAGCTGCTGAACAGCATTTATTAGGACTTGCTATTGGCGGGACTGCTGTAGGTACAGGATTGAATGCACCTAAAGGATTTGGAGAAGCTGTTTCTTCAGAAATTTCTATACAAATGGGATTACCGTTTTATTCAGAGGAAAATAAATTTTATGCACTTACCGGTCGTGATGCGATGGTATTTGCACATGGTGCTTTAGAAGCTTTAGCAATGAATGCTATGAAGATTGCTAATGATGTTAGAATGTTAGCTAGTGGACCTAAGGCAGGTTTGGGAGAAATTTCTATACCGGCTAATGAACCGGGATCTTCCATTATGCCGGGGAAAGTAAATCCGACACAATGTGAAGCGGTAACTATGGTTACCTGTCGTGTTCATGGTAACCAATCGGTTATTTCTATGGGGGCATCACAAGGAAATTTTGAGCTTAATGTTTTTGCTCCTGTTATGGCGGACGCATTTATTGAGTCTGTAAAACTTTTGGGACAGTCCTTATATTCTTTCAATAAACATTGTGCTCGTGGAATTAAACCTATTGAAGAGAAAATGAACGAGTTGGTACAGCGTTCATTGATGTTGGTTACTGCATTATCTCCTGTTATTGGACATGACAGGGCGGCGGATATTGCTAATAAAGCTTTTGATGAGAATTTAACTCTTAAAGAAGCAGCTATAGCTTTGGGATATTTGACTGCTGAAGAATATGATGAACATGTAAATCCTAGAGCGATGACAATGGTAGAAGAATAA
- the dnaX gene encoding DNA polymerase III subunit gamma/tau: MAYLALYRKWRPSTFTEVIGQKHIAIPLERALSENRLAHAYLFSGPRGTGKTSMARILAKAVNCLEPDRVNPCNHCQNCESINHGSSLDVYEIDAASNRGIDDIRSLRESVMALPSTSKYKVYIIDEVHMLSKEAFNALLKTLEEPPAHVVFILATTDPQKIPTTILSRCQSYEFHRISIKDISNHLLYVAKETGFNLDKEAANLIAVKAEGGLRDALSILDKCISSTNKKSISSDFIYNILGLTQKDALITMANHIFSHEKGKVLTTFYKLLDEGKDSLSILSGLLSYFRDLMICKINPESETLIAYGKSLPTIIKTATDLDDAYLDWLFNELEHIYVEVKNSASTRITLEIGLLRLSRYDANLTIQQLEKRISDLENKLISGNDSFISNKKAPVSSIPPKVSIDISLNTTKKKRIEKKLPSNKALHTASIKTKEKESTPASISTTPSQDKTILPPTSYDKMWKDILSCIMSIPRIDVFTCFQKGKLIYVGGARAVISVPQKFLVLAGNNKSYQKVISDAFQKVTGTAYTPKTVLAGTTEEDEVLSLLNKADSDSMTEEIKESSQDSYKKIEISDIPEKDRNADVLAEALKLMPDCDIYEKIE, translated from the coding sequence ATGGCTTATTTAGCTCTATATCGTAAATGGCGTCCATCTACATTTACGGAAGTTATTGGACAAAAACATATTGCTATTCCTTTAGAACGTGCTCTTTCCGAAAATCGCTTGGCTCATGCATATTTATTTTCAGGTCCTCGTGGTACAGGTAAAACAAGTATGGCACGAATCCTCGCCAAAGCAGTAAATTGTTTAGAACCGGATAGAGTAAATCCTTGCAATCACTGTCAAAACTGTGAAAGTATTAATCACGGCTCAAGTCTAGATGTATATGAAATTGATGCTGCATCTAATCGAGGCATTGATGATATACGATCACTTCGTGAATCAGTAATGGCTCTACCTTCCACTTCTAAATATAAGGTATATATTATTGACGAAGTACATATGTTATCTAAAGAAGCATTTAACGCTTTATTAAAAACATTGGAAGAACCACCTGCTCATGTAGTGTTTATACTGGCAACAACAGATCCTCAAAAAATTCCTACGACCATTCTTTCTCGTTGCCAAAGTTATGAATTCCATCGTATTTCCATAAAAGACATCAGCAATCATCTTTTATATGTTGCTAAAGAGACAGGATTTAATCTGGATAAGGAAGCCGCTAATTTAATTGCGGTAAAAGCAGAAGGTGGATTGCGTGATGCGCTTTCCATTTTAGACAAATGTATAAGCTCCACAAATAAAAAAAGCATCTCATCTGATTTTATTTACAACATCTTAGGACTTACACAAAAAGATGCCTTAATTACTATGGCTAATCATATTTTTTCTCACGAAAAAGGAAAAGTATTGACAACTTTTTATAAATTACTTGATGAAGGGAAAGATTCGTTATCTATTTTATCAGGACTACTTTCTTATTTCAGAGATCTTATGATTTGTAAAATAAATCCTGAGTCAGAAACACTCATTGCTTATGGGAAATCACTTCCTACCATCATAAAAACGGCTACTGACTTAGATGATGCCTATTTAGACTGGCTTTTTAATGAACTTGAACATATTTACGTAGAAGTAAAAAATTCTGCATCTACTAGAATTACGTTAGAAATTGGACTACTTCGCTTAAGTAGATATGATGCGAATTTAACAATACAACAACTGGAAAAAAGAATTAGCGATCTGGAAAATAAACTTATTTCCGGAAACGACTCTTTTATTTCTAATAAAAAGGCACCTGTAAGTAGTATCCCCCCTAAAGTATCCATAGATATTTCTTTAAATACAACAAAGAAAAAACGTATAGAAAAAAAACTTCCATCAAATAAAGCTCTACATACAGCAAGTATTAAAACAAAAGAAAAAGAATCTACACCTGCATCCATATCAACGACCCCATCACAAGACAAAACCATTCTTCCGCCTACCTCTTACGATAAAATGTGGAAAGATATTTTATCTTGTATTATGAGCATACCAAGAATTGATGTATTTACATGTTTTCAAAAAGGTAAATTAATTTATGTCGGAGGAGCTCGTGCTGTTATTTCTGTCCCTCAAAAATTTCTTGTGTTAGCAGGCAATAATAAATCTTACCAAAAAGTTATTTCTGATGCTTTCCAAAAGGTAACAGGAACTGCTTACACTCCTAAAACAGTTTTAGCAGGTACTACTGAAGAAGACGAGGTTTTATCTCTATTAAATAAAGCTGACTCGGATTCTATGACAGAAGAAATAAAAGAATCCTCACAAGATTCTTATAAAAAAATTGAAATAAGTGATATCCCTGAAAAAGATAGGAATGCCGATGTCCTGGCAGAAGCCTTGAAATTAATGCCTGACTGTGATATATATGAAAAGATTGAATAA
- the rbsB gene encoding ribose ABC transporter substrate-binding protein RbsB — MIGAALLSVAGCGSSDDKAASSDKKVIIGFSVSTQNNPFFVKMADSVKAEAAKQGVEVKIVDAQNDPAKQANDISDLIQQHVDVLIVNPVDSAAVGNSVISANEAKIPVITVDRSSDSGDVATHIASNNIKGGEMAADFLVQKLGEGAEVAELEGIPGASATRERGEGFHNIADNKLKVLAKQSADFDRSKGLTVAENMIQANAGIKAIFAHNDEMALGAISAAKSANKNIMIVGFDGTEDGMKAVEDGDLVATIAQQPDKMGEMGVDAAVKLAKGESVEKNIAIDLKLVQKQ, encoded by the coding sequence ATGATTGGTGCAGCACTTCTTTCTGTTGCTGGCTGTGGCTCTTCTGATGATAAAGCCGCTTCTTCTGATAAAAAAGTAATTATTGGTTTCTCCGTATCTACACAAAATAATCCATTCTTTGTTAAGATGGCGGATAGTGTAAAAGCAGAAGCTGCAAAACAGGGAGTGGAAGTCAAAATTGTTGATGCACAAAATGATCCCGCAAAACAGGCTAATGATATTTCTGATTTAATTCAGCAACATGTCGATGTTCTTATAGTAAATCCTGTAGACTCTGCAGCAGTAGGTAATTCCGTTATTTCTGCTAATGAAGCAAAAATACCTGTAATTACAGTAGATCGTTCTTCTGATTCCGGTGACGTAGCAACTCATATTGCCTCCAATAATATCAAGGGTGGTGAAATGGCTGCAGACTTCTTGGTTCAAAAATTAGGAGAAGGTGCTGAAGTAGCAGAGTTAGAAGGTATTCCGGGAGCTTCTGCTACACGTGAACGTGGAGAAGGTTTCCATAACATTGCTGACAATAAATTAAAAGTATTGGCAAAACAGAGTGCTGATTTTGATAGAAGCAAAGGTTTAACAGTAGCTGAAAATATGATTCAAGCTAATGCCGGAATTAAAGCTATTTTTGCTCACAATGATGAAATGGCTTTAGGAGCAATCAGTGCAGCAAAGAGTGCTAACAAGAATATTATGATTGTTGGTTTTGATGGCACAGAAGATGGAATGAAGGCTGTTGAAGATGGCGATTTAGTGGCTACTATTGCACAACAACCTGATAAGATGGGTGAAATGGGTGTAGATGCTGCTGTTAAATTAGCTAAAGGCGAAAGCGTTGAAAAGAATATTGCTATCGATCTTAAGCTCGTACAGAAACAGTAA
- a CDS encoding ABC transporter permease, whose product MSSEKFKNLAREMGPFIGLVILFIVLAVLNNDFINPANIKNLLRQVSINALIAFGMTFVILTGGIDLSVGSILALSSVFMASAITNGMNPEVAVLLSVVAGVGLGLVNGIIIAYGKVVPFIATLATMTVYRGATLVFTNGNPISGLTTDAVFKAIGQGYLLDIPVPAIIMLFTFGILYLVLGKTPLGRQTYAVGGNEKVSFISGIKINRVKIFAYALSGCLCALAGVILTSRLNSAQPTAGVGYELDAIAAVVLGGTSMSGGKGSVSGTLIGALIIATLNNGLNILNVSSFYQQVVKGIVILLAVLMDRKKS is encoded by the coding sequence ATGAGTTCTGAAAAATTTAAAAATTTAGCCAGAGAAATGGGGCCGTTCATAGGTTTAGTTATTCTTTTTATTGTGTTGGCAGTACTCAATAATGATTTTATTAATCCGGCAAATATCAAAAATTTACTTCGGCAAGTATCTATTAATGCTTTGATTGCATTTGGGATGACTTTTGTTATTCTTACCGGTGGAATTGACTTATCCGTAGGAAGTATTTTGGCTTTATCCAGTGTATTTATGGCCAGTGCCATTACAAACGGAATGAATCCGGAAGTAGCGGTTTTATTATCGGTTGTTGCTGGTGTTGGTTTAGGGCTGGTTAATGGTATTATTATTGCATATGGGAAGGTAGTTCCTTTTATTGCAACATTAGCGACTATGACGGTCTACCGAGGTGCTACTCTTGTATTTACTAATGGGAATCCGATTAGCGGTTTAACTACAGATGCTGTTTTTAAAGCCATTGGTCAAGGGTATCTTTTAGATATACCGGTACCGGCAATTATAATGCTCTTTACTTTCGGTATCTTATATTTAGTTCTTGGAAAAACACCTTTAGGACGCCAAACCTATGCTGTGGGAGGAAATGAAAAAGTTTCTTTTATTTCCGGCATAAAAATAAATCGTGTAAAAATTTTTGCATATGCTTTATCCGGTTGCTTATGTGCATTGGCAGGAGTTATTTTAACTTCTCGTTTAAATTCTGCACAGCCGACAGCAGGTGTTGGTTATGAATTAGATGCTATTGCAGCTGTAGTTTTAGGTGGAACTAGTATGTCCGGTGGTAAAGGGAGTGTTTCCGGTACATTGATAGGTGCATTAATTATAGCAACACTTAATAATGGGCTTAATATATTAAATGTTTCCAGTTTTTATCAACAAGTTGTCAAAGGGATTGTTATTCTTCTTGCAGTACTTATGGATCGCAAGAAATCGTAA
- the murB gene encoding UDP-N-acetylmuramate dehydrogenase codes for MNFNLFKNILNTNQIKLSEPMSRHTTLGIGGPADCLVLPNTREELSQVVHILSKEKIPFIVIGGGANLLVRDKGIRGVVLVTSRMQQVNKVDNTLIVEAGVSTIRTAAIALQYGLSGLEFASGIPGTIGGAAYMNAGAYGGEMSQVVTGITSCDREGIFHRYEGDEIRYAYRHSAFMDNHEIIIEVSISLQPATTTSIKMKMDDFNTRRRNKQPLDAKSAGSTFKRPEGHYVGHMIESLGLKGFSVGDASVSTKHAGFLINKGKASCKDMLHLIEEIQYRVKERYNVDIETEVRIIGEQ; via the coding sequence ATGAATTTTAATCTTTTTAAGAATATTTTAAATACAAATCAAATTAAATTATCAGAACCCATGAGTCGACACACTACTTTGGGGATTGGTGGGCCTGCTGATTGTTTAGTGTTACCAAATACACGTGAAGAGCTTTCACAAGTTGTACATATATTATCAAAAGAAAAAATTCCTTTTATAGTTATTGGTGGCGGTGCTAATTTACTGGTGAGGGATAAAGGTATTCGTGGAGTTGTATTGGTTACTTCACGAATGCAACAAGTGAATAAGGTGGATAATACTCTTATTGTAGAAGCCGGTGTCAGTACTATTCGTACAGCTGCTATTGCGTTGCAATATGGACTTTCAGGCTTGGAGTTTGCAAGTGGAATTCCGGGAACTATTGGTGGAGCTGCTTATATGAATGCAGGTGCTTATGGAGGCGAAATGTCACAGGTCGTTACCGGTATAACTTCTTGTGATAGAGAAGGGATATTTCATCGATATGAAGGAGATGAAATACGTTATGCTTATAGGCATAGTGCATTCATGGATAATCATGAAATTATTATAGAGGTATCGATTTCTTTACAGCCCGCAACCACTACTTCTATTAAAATGAAAATGGATGATTTTAATACTCGTCGCAGAAATAAGCAACCTTTAGATGCTAAAAGTGCCGGTTCAACATTTAAAAGACCGGAAGGGCATTATGTAGGACATATGATTGAAAGTTTGGGTTTAAAAGGATTTTCTGTAGGAGATGCTTCTGTTAGCACTAAACATGCAGGATTTTTAATTAATAAAGGGAAAGCGTCTTGCAAGGATATGTTGCATCTTATTGAAGAAATTCAGTATCGAGTGAAAGAACGATATAATGTAGATATTGAAACAGAAGTTCGTATTATTGGTGAGCAATAA
- a CDS encoding ABC transporter permease has translation MEKMMIHSIFNSVMGFGITGILVAIIGFWLFGRFVKGIITNIVLGGVLYLFLDWFHICKMNWSAMDGIIVALAGIPGTIILAIAHSLF, from the coding sequence ATGGAGAAAATGATGATACACTCTATTTTTAATTCAGTTATGGGATTTGGTATTACAGGAATTCTTGTTGCTATTATCGGCTTTTGGTTATTCGGTCGATTTGTAAAAGGAATTATCACTAATATTGTATTAGGTGGTGTATTATATTTATTCCTTGACTGGTTTCATATTTGTAAAATGAATTGGTCAGCCATGGATGGTATTATAGTTGCACTAGCCGGAATCCCGGGCACAATTATTCTTGCCATCGCACATTCTTTATTCTAA
- the rbsK gene encoding ribokinase, whose protein sequence is MHIAVIGSCNVDITVEASRRPHAGETIIGNKLLVSPGGKGANQAVAAARLGAKVYMVGCVGDDAYGQMMIESLHENRVDTTYVITKKGVSTGTAHITLAEGDNSIIVLKGANDLVGIEEIDRAWSIISTAEIVLLQYEIPMDTIAYVIKKCKEQGIKVLLNPAPFTETPREWMQSVAYITPNEHEAKLLFEGQTRDEILAMYPDKMIMTIGAEGVAYNQQGNHTVIIPGIKVPVVDTTGAGDTFNGAFAVSITEGLPIKEAIAFANAAAAYSVQKIGAQGGMPLREELEDMLLCKK, encoded by the coding sequence ATGCATATTGCAGTTATTGGTAGTTGTAATGTAGATATTACTGTAGAAGCTTCACGTAGACCTCATGCAGGAGAAACTATCATTGGAAATAAGCTGTTAGTATCTCCCGGTGGCAAAGGTGCTAATCAAGCAGTTGCTGCAGCTCGGTTAGGCGCTAAAGTGTATATGGTGGGATGTGTTGGTGATGATGCTTATGGTCAGATGATGATAGAGAGTTTGCATGAAAATCGTGTTGACACTACCTATGTAATTACCAAGAAAGGTGTATCTACAGGAACTGCACATATTACACTGGCAGAAGGAGATAATAGTATTATTGTTCTTAAAGGTGCTAATGATTTGGTAGGCATTGAAGAAATTGATAGAGCATGGTCAATAATTTCAACTGCTGAAATAGTACTACTTCAATATGAAATACCGATGGATACTATTGCATATGTTATTAAAAAATGTAAAGAACAAGGGATTAAAGTGCTTTTAAATCCGGCTCCTTTTACAGAAACTCCTCGTGAATGGATGCAGTCTGTTGCATATATTACACCTAATGAGCATGAAGCAAAACTTTTGTTTGAAGGACAGACTAGAGATGAAATTTTGGCTATGTATCCGGATAAAATGATTATGACAATAGGGGCAGAAGGTGTAGCTTATAATCAGCAAGGAAATCATACAGTAATTATTCCAGGAATAAAAGTGCCGGTAGTAGATACTACGGGCGCAGGGGATACTTTTAATGGTGCTTTTGCTGTTAGTATAACAGAGGGGTTACCTATTAAAGAGGCGATTGCATTTGCCAATGCAGCAGCGGCCTATTCGGTTCAAAAAATTGGAGCACAAGGTGGTATGCCTTTGCGAGAGGAATTGGAGGACATGTTATTATGCAAAAAATAG
- a CDS encoding sugar ABC transporter ATP-binding protein — protein MDIILKEITKSFGQNKVLCGVNFHLRTGEIHALMGENGAGKSTMMNILTGLLKADTGSILVDGKEMVFKNNLEAEKHGIAFIHQELNIWQNLSVLENLFMMNQPKTALGFVDFKKMKEIALNKCNEVGISLPLDEIAGNCSVGQQQMVEIIRALLSDAKVVIMDEPTAALTERETDCLFEVMGKLKKQGVSIIYISHRMEEVFANCDMITVMRDGQTISTRPTQETTMEQIVMDMVGRTMSEFYPKRTAVPGEEIFRVENFTREGVFNDISFSLRKGEILGVAGLMGAGRTEIMRSIFGVDEHQSGKIFWMDKEIQIKKPKDAIAYGFGFVTENRKTEGLILDFSIAKNIALSSDSRLASRGWIDDKKEFEFSSRLSKALGVKAQDIRLPAGTLSGGNQQKVVIAKWLGMKPRLVILDEPTRGIDVGAKKDIYDLMNRLTEQGVSIIMVSSELPEIIGMSDRIMVIHEGSVAGIIDGQDATQERVITLATGGM, from the coding sequence ATGGATATTATTCTGAAAGAAATAACCAAGTCTTTCGGACAGAATAAAGTTTTATGTGGAGTAAATTTTCATCTTCGAACCGGAGAAATTCATGCTTTAATGGGTGAGAACGGTGCCGGAAAATCTACGATGATGAACATCTTAACCGGCTTGCTTAAGGCAGATACAGGTTCTATTCTTGTAGACGGGAAAGAGATGGTTTTTAAAAATAATTTAGAAGCAGAAAAGCATGGTATTGCTTTTATACATCAAGAACTCAATATATGGCAAAATTTATCAGTTTTAGAGAATCTTTTTATGATGAATCAACCCAAAACTGCATTAGGATTTGTTGATTTTAAGAAGATGAAAGAGATAGCTCTTAATAAATGTAATGAAGTGGGGATTAGTCTGCCTCTTGATGAAATTGCCGGGAATTGTTCGGTAGGACAGCAACAGATGGTGGAGATTATTCGTGCTCTCTTATCGGATGCAAAAGTGGTTATTATGGATGAACCTACCGCGGCCTTAACAGAAAGAGAAACTGATTGCTTATTTGAGGTGATGGGAAAACTTAAAAAGCAAGGTGTTTCTATTATTTATATCTCACATCGTATGGAAGAAGTATTTGCTAATTGTGATATGATAACCGTTATGCGTGATGGGCAAACAATTAGCACTCGACCGACACAGGAAACTACCATGGAACAAATTGTAATGGATATGGTGGGGCGTACGATGTCTGAATTTTACCCTAAGAGAACAGCTGTACCCGGAGAAGAAATTTTTAGAGTGGAGAATTTTACTCGAGAAGGGGTATTTAACGATATATCATTTTCTTTGAGAAAAGGTGAAATTCTCGGTGTGGCAGGATTAATGGGTGCCGGACGTACAGAAATTATGCGTTCTATTTTCGGTGTAGATGAACATCAATCCGGTAAAATTTTCTGGATGGATAAAGAAATTCAAATAAAAAAACCAAAGGATGCTATTGCTTATGGATTTGGCTTTGTAACAGAAAACAGAAAAACAGAAGGGTTGATTCTTGATTTTTCTATTGCAAAAAATATTGCATTGTCAAGTGATAGTAGGTTGGCATCCAGAGGGTGGATTGATGATAAAAAAGAATTCGAATTCTCCAGCAGACTTTCTAAAGCTCTTGGTGTAAAAGCACAAGATATTCGTCTTCCTGCCGGAACACTTTCCGGCGGTAATCAGCAGAAAGTGGTTATTGCGAAATGGCTTGGAATGAAACCGAGATTAGTCATTTTAGATGAGCCGACTCGAGGAATTGATGTCGGAGCAAAGAAAGATATTTATGATTTAATGAACCGACTGACAGAGCAAGGTGTGAGTATCATTATGGTATCTTCTGAATTGCCTGAAATTATAGGTATGAGTGATAGAATTATGGTTATTCATGAAGGTTCAGTTGCAGGCATTATAGATGGTCAGGATGCTACACAAGAACGTGTTATTACACTGGCTACAGGAGGAATGTAA